One Ranitomeya imitator isolate aRanImi1 chromosome 1, aRanImi1.pri, whole genome shotgun sequence DNA window includes the following coding sequences:
- the FAM216A gene encoding protein FAM216A isoform X1: MEGHAVCNAKEKEMPPDVKQDQKKVTVRTMDFSHKDIEEGTHANRNSKAPQKGCKLQSVPLRQQVKTVKIPRTMKNEAYLKHADLTLGQKRYLCSIAKIYSTGNMRALTEKHLRSQIRCGSKKARLHLPASGKSKKEIMGHCKRVHTAATTTEASRTIEDVRDQITALSIETN; this comes from the exons ATGGAGGGACACGCAGTCTGCAACGCTAAGGAGAAGGAGATGCCACCAGATGTTAAGCAGGACCAAAAGAAGGTCACTGTAAG GACCATGGATTTTAGTCACAAGGATATTGAAGAAG GAACTCATGCTAATAGGAATTCAAAGGCACCACAGAAAGGATGCAAACTGCAGAGTGTTCCTTTAAGACAGCAGGTTAAAACTGTCAAAATTCCAAGGACTATGAAGAATGAAGCATATCTGAAG cATGCAGACCTTACTTTGGGCCAAAAACGATATTTATGCAGCATTGCCAAAATCTACAGCACCGGCAACATGAGAGCTCTGACTGAAAAACATCTGCGTTCACAGATACGATGTG GATCAAAGAAAGCTCGACTGCATCTTCCCGCTTCCGGAAAAAGCAAGAAGGAAATAATGGGACATTGTAAAAG AGTACATACAGCAGCTACAACTACTGAAGCGTCAAGGACCATAGAGGACGTGCGTGACCAAATCACCGCTCTCTCCATCGAGACCAACTGA
- the FAM216A gene encoding protein FAM216A isoform X2: MEGHAVCNAKEKEMPPDVKQDQKKVTVRTMDFSHKDIEEGTHANRNSKAPQKGCKLQSVPLRQQVKTVKIPRTMKNEAYLKHADLTLGQKRYLCSIAKIYSTGNMRALTEKHLRSQIRCASGCSASPQLRVPLTACCLLTATASKCKTTHLESTPDLLTTSLITG, translated from the exons ATGGAGGGACACGCAGTCTGCAACGCTAAGGAGAAGGAGATGCCACCAGATGTTAAGCAGGACCAAAAGAAGGTCACTGTAAG GACCATGGATTTTAGTCACAAGGATATTGAAGAAG GAACTCATGCTAATAGGAATTCAAAGGCACCACAGAAAGGATGCAAACTGCAGAGTGTTCCTTTAAGACAGCAGGTTAAAACTGTCAAAATTCCAAGGACTATGAAGAATGAAGCATATCTGAAG cATGCAGACCTTACTTTGGGCCAAAAACGATATTTATGCAGCATTGCCAAAATCTACAGCACCGGCAACATGAGAGCTCTGACTGAAAAACATCTGCGTTCACAGATACGATGTG cctcaggatgttctgcttcacctcaattgagagttcctttgaccgcatgttgtctgctcacagcaacagcttccaaatgcaaaaccacacacctggaatccacccctgaccttttaactacttcattgattacaggttaa